From Candidatus Dadabacteria bacterium, one genomic window encodes:
- a CDS encoding helicase has product MTPKSHDAKRVLSRLKDFQRRTAEYVFRRLYTDSEPTDRFLVADEVGLGKTLVVRGVIALAIEHLLGKVERIDIVYVCSNISIASQNINRLNVSDVQEFARPTRLSLLPMHISGIRRNPLNYVSLTPGTSFDLKSSEGKDEERALIHFMLKNKLGVSPAGFRRLLQCRVSDDRWRWWTRYWKPESLDKDICDAFVKNIQEDQEFHERIKVFCEKSKRRILWGDPERLAVVSELRLRLAEMSIDMLEPDLIILDEFQRFRNLLDSRNLEARLAHKLFQYPEVKTLLLSATPYKMLSLDYEREDDHYGDFLKTLEFLFDSVPDVEGLERDIQAFRQSLYGLVSGGDDKVASDARDVLQLQLRKVMCRTERVGMAASRDAMFSELHEESTLEPRDLHGAVLADKIASSIGARDIVEYWKSSPYLVNFLRRYEFRRKLEAQCEDAPKELVSALRAGKDHLLRRNDIQSYREISPSNPRMRYLFDLTINRGLWKILWLPPSMPYSSPDGPFAGICEATKCLVFSAWNVVPDAIASLCSYEAERIMLSRFSGQFSYSALYDELRPLLRYSRTQGRLSGMTVLVLLYPSPALAKLVDPLKIAMSYRNNVLIPVGVLVDVAAEFLKPFLNSLLDGVADSGPEDRRWYWALPALLDGQMFPGMKRWLDEGYDSWVSIATDGPRERGELFEEHLRLFRQAMDRDIHPPLGRPPKDLLQVVSRMALGAPGVCALRALKRQSSGLDWDSRDLLHGAVRISEGFRTLFNLPESIALLRGSNRDESYWILALRHCLEGNIQSLLDEQCHCLVESLGVIDESEADRGRKIGDSLGSSLSLRTSQLQLDEVLVRPRAGKIDLKSHNTRCRFALRFGELKDDQGAAVRADTVRDAFNSPFRPFILASTSIGQEGLDFHTWCHSVVHWNLPRNPVDLEQREGRIQRYKGHAVRKNIAKEYGLEALRNGWKQCGDPWGFMFELARSDRQPGASDLVPYWIYELEGGASVERHVPILPYSKEEFHFRQLKRMLAVYRLVFGQPRQEDLLEYLTDRAGGSNKHRKLNTWRISLEP; this is encoded by the coding sequence GTGACGCCGAAGTCGCACGATGCGAAACGTGTCCTCAGCAGGCTCAAGGACTTTCAGCGACGCACCGCCGAGTACGTGTTTCGCCGTCTCTACACAGATTCTGAACCTACGGACCGTTTTCTCGTTGCCGACGAGGTCGGCCTCGGAAAAACCCTAGTTGTGCGGGGAGTCATAGCACTTGCGATCGAGCACCTGCTCGGCAAAGTGGAACGGATCGATATCGTTTACGTATGCTCAAACATTAGCATCGCATCTCAGAACATTAACCGACTTAACGTTTCTGACGTGCAGGAATTCGCAAGGCCTACCCGTCTTTCCCTTCTTCCGATGCATATCTCGGGTATTCGGCGTAATCCCTTGAATTACGTGAGCCTAACGCCGGGAACAAGCTTCGATCTCAAATCAAGTGAAGGAAAGGATGAAGAACGAGCGCTTATACACTTTATGCTTAAGAATAAGCTAGGCGTAAGTCCTGCGGGCTTCAGGCGGTTGCTTCAGTGCCGGGTGAGTGATGACAGATGGAGATGGTGGACCCGCTATTGGAAACCCGAGAGCCTCGATAAGGATATCTGCGATGCATTTGTAAAGAACATACAAGAGGATCAGGAATTCCATGAGAGGATCAAAGTTTTCTGTGAAAAATCAAAGAGACGAATTCTCTGGGGTGATCCCGAGAGGCTTGCGGTTGTTTCGGAATTGCGGCTTCGCCTTGCCGAGATGAGCATCGATATGCTTGAGCCGGATCTTATAATACTCGACGAGTTCCAGCGGTTCAGGAACTTGCTGGATTCTCGGAATCTTGAAGCCCGACTGGCTCACAAGCTGTTTCAGTACCCGGAGGTAAAGACGCTTCTTCTCTCGGCCACACCGTACAAGATGTTGTCTCTTGACTATGAGCGTGAGGATGATCATTACGGAGATTTCCTTAAGACGCTTGAGTTTCTTTTCGATTCTGTCCCAGACGTAGAAGGCTTGGAGAGAGATATCCAGGCCTTCAGGCAGTCTCTTTACGGTCTCGTATCAGGGGGAGATGACAAGGTTGCGTCAGATGCCCGAGATGTCCTCCAGTTGCAACTCAGGAAGGTGATGTGCAGAACTGAGAGAGTCGGGATGGCGGCTTCGCGGGACGCCATGTTTTCTGAATTGCACGAAGAGTCCACACTTGAGCCACGGGACCTTCACGGGGCGGTTCTGGCCGACAAGATAGCGTCGAGCATCGGGGCGCGGGATATAGTCGAGTACTGGAAATCAAGTCCCTACCTTGTCAATTTTCTTAGAAGGTACGAGTTTCGCCGTAAACTTGAAGCCCAGTGCGAAGACGCACCTAAAGAACTTGTCTCGGCCTTGCGGGCGGGAAAAGATCATCTTTTGCGCAGGAACGACATCCAGTCGTACCGGGAGATATCTCCGTCTAACCCGAGAATGAGGTACCTGTTTGATCTCACAATAAACCGGGGACTATGGAAAATTCTCTGGCTTCCGCCCTCCATGCCATACAGCTCCCCGGATGGTCCTTTCGCCGGTATCTGCGAGGCGACGAAATGTCTGGTTTTCTCAGCTTGGAATGTGGTTCCCGACGCTATTGCCTCTTTGTGTTCATATGAGGCTGAGCGGATAATGCTTTCCCGTTTTTCCGGACAGTTCAGTTACAGTGCACTTTATGACGAGTTGCGACCCCTCCTTCGATATTCCCGCACACAGGGCCGTCTTAGCGGAATGACTGTTCTGGTTCTACTCTATCCGAGTCCGGCTCTCGCAAAGCTGGTAGACCCCTTGAAGATCGCCATGTCTTACCGAAATAATGTCCTTATTCCAGTTGGGGTTCTGGTTGATGTCGCCGCCGAATTTCTCAAGCCCTTCCTTAATTCATTGCTCGATGGCGTTGCCGATAGCGGGCCGGAGGACAGACGATGGTATTGGGCTCTTCCTGCACTTCTTGACGGCCAGATGTTCCCCGGCATGAAACGCTGGCTTGACGAAGGATACGACAGCTGGGTATCAATAGCCACCGATGGCCCGAGGGAGAGGGGAGAGCTGTTTGAAGAACACCTGAGACTTTTTCGACAGGCCATGGACCGAGACATCCACCCGCCGCTTGGACGGCCGCCGAAAGACCTTCTTCAGGTCGTAAGTCGTATGGCCTTGGGGGCACCTGGAGTTTGCGCTTTGCGTGCGCTTAAAAGGCAGTCTTCTGGACTTGACTGGGATTCACGAGACCTTCTTCACGGAGCGGTTCGGATTTCTGAGGGTTTCAGAACCCTATTTAATCTTCCAGAAAGCATTGCGCTTCTCAGAGGAAGCAACCGGGATGAGTCCTACTGGATACTCGCTCTACGCCACTGCCTAGAAGGAAATATCCAGTCGTTACTCGATGAACAGTGCCACTGCCTCGTCGAGTCGCTCGGCGTTATTGACGAGTCGGAAGCCGACCGGGGTAGGAAAATAGGCGATTCGCTCGGTTCCTCTCTCTCCCTCCGCACTTCACAGTTGCAGCTTGACGAAGTGCTTGTCCGCCCGCGGGCGGGGAAAATTGATCTTAAAAGCCATAACACGCGCTGCCGGTTCGCTCTGCGGTTCGGCGAGCTCAAAGACGACCAAGGTGCCGCCGTCAGGGCAGACACCGTGCGGGACGCTTTTAACTCGCCTTTCAGACCGTTTATTCTCGCTTCGACGTCCATCGGGCAGGAAGGCCTTGATTTTCACACGTGGTGTCATTCGGTGGTTCACTGGAATCTGCCGAGAAATCCCGTTGATCTTGAGCAGAGAGAAGGAAGAATCCAGCGTTACAAGGGGCATGCGGTCAGAAAGAATATAGCCAAGGAATATGGATTAGAGGCTTTGAGAAACGGTTGGAAGCAGTGTGGCGATCCTTGGGGTTTCATGTTTGAGCTGGCAAGGAGTGATCGCCAGCCCGGTGCGAGCGATCTGGTTCCGTACTGGATTTACGAACTCGAAGGCGGCGCGAGCGTTGAACGGCACGTACCGATTCTTCCGTACAGCAAGGAAGAATTTCATTTTCGTCAGTTGAAGCGGATGCTTGCCGTTTACAGACTTGTTTTCGGTCAGCCGCGCCAAGAGGACCTGCTTGAATACTTGACTGACCGAGCCGGTGGTAGTAACAAGCACCGGAAGTTGAATACATGGCGGATATCATTGGAACCGTAA